A window from Planococcus maritimus encodes these proteins:
- a CDS encoding VLRF1 family aeRF1-type release factor, which produces MTLYDEIQELKQFECEDRCVLSVYLNTNPADREAQNGAWKIQLKNGLKRIDEYLTASKDEKELKAYKELRKKVEKEITDNQGDLQKGVVIFASTQDDLFWVKHLQISVKTDFQWESKPALDQLRYIYKAYPYAGVILPSFKGIRVLDTSVGIVNEEVYYEFDAGLEVWTEQKGVRSSGRIQGRSGAGSTGGGAAGGNSPVIGGSGGGSPTDELDHRLKENLDRFYKDMGSKIEKLKKERRWEEIHIIGEAEHAQSFAKVLHQKPNSCIHKNFINNSADKILHEVFEK; this is translated from the coding sequence ATGACATTATACGACGAAATCCAAGAACTGAAACAATTCGAGTGCGAAGACCGCTGTGTGTTGAGTGTATATCTCAATACCAACCCGGCTGACCGTGAAGCACAAAACGGGGCCTGGAAGATTCAGTTGAAGAATGGACTAAAGCGCATTGATGAGTATTTGACCGCCTCTAAAGACGAAAAAGAACTGAAAGCGTACAAAGAATTACGCAAGAAAGTAGAAAAGGAAATAACGGACAATCAAGGCGACCTCCAAAAGGGTGTCGTTATTTTTGCATCCACTCAAGACGATTTATTCTGGGTCAAGCATTTGCAGATTTCCGTCAAAACCGACTTCCAATGGGAAAGCAAACCAGCGCTCGACCAATTGCGCTATATTTACAAAGCATATCCGTACGCGGGCGTGATCTTGCCGAGCTTTAAAGGCATCCGTGTGCTCGATACATCCGTTGGCATCGTTAATGAAGAAGTCTATTATGAATTTGACGCAGGCCTTGAAGTCTGGACAGAACAAAAAGGCGTCAGAAGCTCTGGGCGCATTCAAGGACGCAGCGGCGCTGGATCGACTGGCGGCGGGGCTGCTGGTGGAAACAGCCCGGTCATCGGTGGCAGCGGCGGAGGAAGCCCGACCGACGAACTGGACCACCGCTTGAAAGAAAATTTAGACCGTTTTTACAAAGACATGGGCTCGAAGATTGAGAAGCTGAAAAAAGAACGGCGTTGGGAAGAAATCCATATCATTGGAGAAGCTGAGCACGCTCAGTCGTTTGCTAAAGTGCTCCACCAAAAGCCGAACAGCTGCATCCATAAAAACTTTATTAACAACAGTGCGGATAAAATTTTGCACGAAGTATTTGAAAAATAA
- a CDS encoding DUF3243 domain-containing protein, whose protein sequence is MENVDKKVEEKLSNTDNKKKEQILAEFSTFIDYLGNKVEMGEKMGLSEERLAQLATKVGDHLSKKEEPKNSEEYLLQRLWQVGDKEEQHMLAHMLVKLAKDQN, encoded by the coding sequence ATGGAAAACGTTGATAAAAAAGTCGAAGAGAAATTGAGCAATACCGATAACAAAAAGAAAGAACAAATTTTGGCTGAGTTTTCAACTTTCATCGACTATTTAGGCAATAAAGTCGAGATGGGCGAAAAAATGGGCTTGAGCGAAGAACGCTTAGCACAATTGGCAACGAAAGTCGGCGATCATCTTTCTAAAAAAGAAGAACCGAAAAATAGCGAAGAGTACCTCTTGCAGCGCTTATGGCAAGTAGGCGACAAAGAAGAGCAGCACATGCTCGCGCATATGCTAGTCAAATTGGCTAAAGACCAAAACTAA
- the mdrP gene encoding multidrug efflux MFS transporter MdrP, which produces MKIKDWNRSLKVRLVGEFFMNTSFWMVFPFLAIYFAEEFGKGLAGMLLIISQIFSVAANLFGGYFADRFGRKRMLVSAAVAQGFAFLLFALANSPWLTSPELSFVAFTLAGMCGSLYWPASQAMIADVIPEKYRSDVFAVFYTTLNIAVVIGPLFGAVLFFSYRFELLLTVAIISVLLGLLLRFYTEETLSAEVLEKWKEGNATGWRGALLTQVKDYGIILKDRVFLLFVIAGILGAQTFMQLDLVIPVYLKETIDRQTILDFLGREWSVTGETSFGILLAENGLIVALLTVVITRWMTKFPEKWVFFFSALLFGLSMAIFPMTSWFWIFFVAMAVFTFAELMVVGLQQSFISKLAPESMRGQYFAAASLRYTIGRMIAPISIPMTAWFGFGWTFIILGSFAVLSGFVYLWMFHLYDKRTVANI; this is translated from the coding sequence ATGAAGATCAAGGATTGGAACCGCAGCCTGAAAGTCCGGCTAGTGGGCGAGTTTTTCATGAATACAAGCTTTTGGATGGTGTTCCCGTTCTTAGCGATTTATTTTGCGGAAGAATTCGGAAAAGGGCTGGCGGGGATGTTGCTGATCATCTCCCAAATCTTTTCCGTGGCTGCCAATTTATTTGGCGGCTATTTTGCTGACCGGTTCGGGCGCAAGCGGATGCTGGTATCTGCTGCTGTAGCGCAAGGTTTCGCCTTCTTGCTGTTTGCTTTGGCAAACTCGCCATGGCTCACTTCACCAGAGCTCAGTTTCGTGGCATTTACACTGGCTGGCATGTGCGGCTCGCTTTACTGGCCAGCGAGCCAAGCAATGATTGCCGATGTCATTCCTGAAAAATACCGGAGCGATGTGTTCGCGGTCTTTTATACAACATTGAATATTGCTGTTGTTATCGGGCCTTTGTTTGGTGCAGTATTGTTTTTCTCGTACCGCTTTGAACTACTTTTAACAGTCGCCATCATTTCGGTGCTGCTCGGGCTGTTATTACGCTTTTATACAGAGGAGACTTTATCGGCCGAAGTTCTCGAGAAGTGGAAAGAAGGCAATGCAACTGGCTGGCGAGGCGCGCTGCTGACGCAAGTGAAAGATTACGGCATCATTTTAAAAGACCGTGTCTTTTTACTGTTTGTTATCGCGGGGATTTTGGGGGCGCAGACTTTCATGCAATTGGATCTCGTTATTCCAGTTTATTTAAAGGAAACGATCGATCGCCAAACAATCCTCGATTTTTTAGGGCGTGAATGGTCCGTGACCGGGGAAACGTCTTTTGGTATTTTACTGGCAGAAAACGGCTTGATTGTTGCTCTATTAACAGTGGTTATCACTCGTTGGATGACTAAGTTTCCAGAAAAATGGGTGTTTTTCTTTTCTGCTTTACTATTCGGCTTGTCGATGGCGATTTTCCCGATGACTTCCTGGTTCTGGATTTTCTTCGTAGCGATGGCAGTTTTCACATTTGCCGAATTGATGGTAGTCGGGCTTCAGCAAAGTTTCATTTCTAAACTGGCGCCGGAGTCCATGCGCGGACAGTATTTTGCGGCGGCCAGCCTGCGCTATACAATCGGGCGGATGATTGCGCCGATTTCGATTCCGATGACTGCCTGGTTTGGATTTGGTTGGACATTTATCATTCTCGGCAGCTTTGCGGTATTGAGCGGTTTCGTTTACCTGTGGATGTTCCATTTATATGATAAAAGAACGGTTGCGAACATATAA
- a CDS encoding ATP-dependent helicase, which translates to MSDFFERKKQELGVELNKIQKKAVTKTEGPLLLLACPGSGKTTTMIMRIGYLIEEKSIQPKRIKAITFSKASATDMLERYARFFPGLAPVDFSTIHSLAFQITRDYLSADDYVMIEGSDSNRLNKKRLLREIYARENDEPITDDLLEELVSFISFVKNKMVQKRKWKTLDEPFPGAIDILSIYEDFKENHEPRLVDFDDMLTIAFEALSADRKLLLKYQQRWDYVMTDESQDTSMVQHALVEKLVEKHRNLCVVADDDQSIYTWRAAEPSYLLKFRQVYPDAYIMKMERNYRSSGTIVSTANRFIKTNKLRHDKNMFTDRPEGGPIVIRRLASQEAQLKYLLKELGDLEDYGNVAILYRNNSSSTLLMDELDRLGIPFYMKDADNRFFSHWIVQDILNFMRFSLRPERIDLYAKVASKTNAYWSAAQLKQLGRMQPSKQHAFEEITLAVTMKDYQLRIIAEQRKTVDALKDMPPLNVIKAIRRDIGYDQMLKSRAEKFGMKLDYLQQILSTLEQIAEPLPTMMDFAKRLKQLEEVTKQAKTEKTDDMLTLSTMHSSKGLEFDRVYLIDLVEGIVPTEEDADDPALLEEARRLFYVGMTRAKRHLELLSYDQESRFVEEVRRIALPKTKQTEATKTSAPSSPKTKIAVPDNPDAVRSIDELQVGANIRHRVFGNGQITELDEEKVGIQFAKAHKEFLLEICLQYQLLELI; encoded by the coding sequence ATGAGCGATTTTTTTGAACGAAAAAAACAAGAGCTCGGTGTCGAGCTGAATAAAATACAGAAAAAAGCCGTTACCAAAACAGAAGGACCGTTATTGCTTCTTGCCTGTCCGGGCTCTGGCAAAACAACCACTATGATTATGCGCATTGGTTATTTAATCGAAGAAAAATCCATCCAGCCAAAACGCATCAAAGCAATTACCTTTAGTAAAGCATCAGCGACCGATATGCTCGAACGCTATGCCCGATTCTTTCCTGGTCTAGCCCCGGTGGATTTTTCAACGATCCACAGTTTGGCCTTCCAAATTACTAGAGATTATTTGTCAGCGGACGATTATGTGATGATCGAAGGAAGTGATTCCAATCGCCTTAATAAGAAACGCCTCTTGAGAGAGATATACGCGCGTGAAAACGATGAGCCGATTACCGATGATCTACTCGAGGAATTGGTCTCATTTATCAGTTTCGTGAAAAACAAAATGGTGCAAAAGAGAAAATGGAAAACACTTGATGAACCTTTTCCTGGCGCCATCGATATTTTGTCGATTTACGAAGATTTCAAAGAAAACCACGAACCGAGGCTCGTAGATTTCGATGATATGCTGACTATCGCATTCGAAGCCTTGAGCGCTGACCGAAAACTGTTGTTGAAATACCAGCAGCGCTGGGATTATGTGATGACAGACGAAAGCCAGGACACCTCAATGGTTCAGCATGCCCTCGTTGAAAAATTAGTTGAGAAACACCGTAATTTGTGTGTCGTGGCAGATGATGACCAGTCCATTTATACGTGGCGTGCAGCCGAACCGAGCTATCTGCTCAAATTCCGGCAAGTGTACCCGGACGCCTATATCATGAAAATGGAGCGCAATTACCGTTCATCCGGCACGATTGTCAGTACGGCGAATCGATTTATCAAAACGAATAAATTGCGCCACGATAAAAATATGTTCACTGACAGGCCAGAGGGCGGACCGATTGTCATTCGCCGTCTCGCCTCACAGGAAGCGCAGCTAAAATATCTCTTGAAAGAGTTAGGGGATTTAGAGGACTATGGCAATGTGGCGATTTTATACCGCAATAACTCCTCGTCGACCTTATTGATGGATGAACTGGATCGGCTTGGTATCCCGTTTTATATGAAAGATGCGGACAACCGCTTTTTCAGCCATTGGATTGTTCAGGACATCTTAAATTTTATGCGCTTCAGTTTGCGCCCGGAGCGGATCGATTTATACGCTAAAGTCGCTTCGAAAACCAATGCTTACTGGTCGGCCGCACAGCTCAAGCAACTCGGTCGTATGCAGCCGAGCAAGCAACATGCTTTTGAGGAAATCACTTTGGCTGTCACGATGAAGGATTACCAGTTGCGGATTATCGCAGAACAGCGCAAAACGGTGGACGCACTGAAAGACATGCCGCCGTTAAATGTAATCAAAGCCATACGCCGCGATATAGGCTATGATCAAATGCTCAAAAGCCGTGCAGAGAAATTCGGCATGAAGCTCGATTATTTACAGCAGATCCTCAGCACGCTCGAGCAAATTGCCGAGCCGCTTCCGACAATGATGGATTTTGCGAAACGTTTGAAACAGCTAGAAGAAGTGACGAAGCAGGCGAAAACTGAAAAAACGGATGATATGCTGACTTTGTCTACGATGCACAGCTCAAAAGGATTGGAGTTCGACCGAGTGTATTTGATCGATTTGGTCGAAGGGATTGTTCCGACAGAGGAAGATGCGGATGACCCGGCTTTACTAGAAGAAGCCCGGCGTTTGTTCTATGTTGGGATGACACGTGCGAAACGCCATCTGGAATTGCTCAGCTATGACCAGGAATCGCGTTTTGTAGAAGAAGTCCGGCGCATTGCCTTGCCCAAAACAAAGCAGACGGAAGCAACAAAAACTTCCGCGCCAAGTTCTCCGAAAACGAAAATTGCCGTACCAGACAATCCAGATGCGGTCCGTTCTATTGATGAACTGCAGGTAGGTGCAAACATTCGTCACCGTGTCTTTGGAAACGGGCAGATCACAGAGTTGGATGAAGAAAAAGTTGGCATCCAGTTCGCCAAAGCCCATAAAGAATTTCTATTGGAAATTTGCCTGCAATATCAATTGCTGGAACTGATATAA
- a CDS encoding YwbE family protein — protein sequence MDGKKRSDVKPGLEVNVILKKDQRTGKKTQGVVKDLLTNSATHPHGIKVRLEDGQVGRVCEILSCK from the coding sequence ATGGACGGAAAGAAAAGAAGCGATGTAAAGCCAGGGCTCGAAGTGAACGTAATCTTGAAAAAAGACCAACGGACAGGCAAAAAAACGCAAGGTGTTGTCAAGGATTTGCTGACGAATTCAGCGACGCATCCTCATGGCATTAAAGTGCGTCTTGAGGACGGGCAAGTTGGCCGTGTCTGCGAAATTCTTAGCTGCAAGTGA
- a CDS encoding general stress protein, with protein sequence MANDKFMATFDTETEVLKKIEDMKAQGSREEDMYVMARNEDQISMVRGRTDVDYKSSEGNWMDKFMGFLSGNEPTREAFSNMGVDQSEADRYYNDVQNGKILLFVDHEFGANYEGDAASDNNSYSNASSAVSSEAVDSTTSGIKVDNSAVARDGLTVDTNEENNVAFNTERDSLGSETAGVDGDSGTGFGLENEERSADNADATDHRATTNFTDDVTGHNRTVKEDEFDRKDRTDRDK encoded by the coding sequence ATGGCTAACGATAAATTCATGGCTACATTCGACACAGAAACGGAAGTACTGAAGAAGATCGAAGACATGAAAGCGCAAGGCTCACGTGAGGAAGACATGTATGTCATGGCGCGCAACGAAGACCAAATTTCTATGGTTCGTGGGCGTACAGATGTGGATTATAAATCGTCCGAAGGCAATTGGATGGATAAATTCATGGGCTTCCTATCCGGCAACGAACCAACGCGTGAAGCCTTCTCGAATATGGGTGTAGATCAATCAGAAGCGGATCGTTATTACAATGACGTTCAAAACGGCAAAATTCTGCTGTTCGTCGACCATGAATTTGGTGCGAACTATGAAGGAGATGCAGCGTCTGATAACAACAGCTACAGCAACGCCAGCAGTGCCGTAAGTTCAGAAGCAGTCGATAGCACGACAAGTGGTATCAAAGTCGATAACTCAGCTGTAGCACGCGACGGTCTGACAGTCGATACGAATGAGGAAAACAACGTTGCATTCAATACAGAGCGTGATTCCTTGGGTTCTGAAACGGCCGGCGTCGACGGCGACAGCGGCACTGGTTTCGGGCTTGAAAATGAAGAGCGTTCGGCTGATAATGCAGACGCGACAGACCATCGTGCGACAACGAATTTCACGGATGACGTGACAGGGCACAATCGTACAGTTAAAGAAGACGAGTTTGATCGCAAAGACCGTACAGATCGCGACAAATGA